One genomic segment of Pseudomonas sp. RU47 includes these proteins:
- a CDS encoding efflux transporter outer membrane subunit, translating into MKPRLSLLTVCLILSACGSTPQPPDSGIVPPAAWQSPQSTSAERDALRWWTRFASPQLNQLIEQAQVGSYDLAAAIARVRQARADTVIAGGSQLPEIQGTGNANRQKLLRGEGYRQLDADSSNRAVDYFDVGLSASYEIDFWGGKRASRDSAQFSLQASEFDRATVELTLLSGVANSYTQVLSLQEQSRIAELNLANAQNVLQLVQTRYNAGSATALELAQQKSLVAAQQRQLPTVRQQAQDARIALAALLGRPVQDLPASHESFDQLQWPPISAGVPSELLTRRPDIARAEAQLAAAQANVTVARAAMLPKITLGASIGSGANQADDLLRSPFYNLTGGLIAPIFNNGRLSAERDKATARQQELLETYRGAIINGFADVEKALNSIRGLDQQRQWQSEELNQAQTAFNIAQSRYQAGAEDLLTVLETQRTLYAAQDQNVQLRLSRMQASIALYKALGGGWQAL; encoded by the coding sequence ATGAAACCGCGCCTCAGTCTGTTGACCGTCTGCCTGATACTCAGCGCTTGCGGCAGTACCCCACAACCCCCGGACAGCGGCATCGTGCCGCCGGCCGCCTGGCAATCGCCGCAGAGCACCAGCGCCGAACGCGACGCCCTGCGCTGGTGGACGCGCTTCGCCAGCCCGCAACTCAATCAACTGATCGAACAGGCCCAGGTCGGCAGTTATGACCTGGCCGCGGCCATCGCTCGCGTCCGTCAGGCGCGTGCCGACACGGTGATTGCCGGCGGTTCGCAGTTGCCGGAAATACAAGGCACCGGCAATGCCAATCGGCAGAAGCTGTTGCGTGGCGAGGGCTATCGTCAACTGGATGCCGACAGCAGTAACAGGGCGGTGGACTACTTCGACGTCGGCCTCAGCGCCAGTTACGAAATCGACTTCTGGGGCGGTAAGCGCGCATCGCGCGACAGCGCACAGTTCAGTTTGCAGGCCAGCGAGTTCGATCGCGCCACCGTCGAATTGACCTTGCTCAGCGGCGTCGCCAACAGTTACACCCAGGTGCTGTCGCTGCAGGAGCAGAGTCGCATTGCCGAGCTTAATCTGGCCAACGCGCAAAACGTTCTGCAATTGGTACAGACACGCTACAACGCCGGCTCCGCCACCGCGCTGGAGCTGGCGCAACAAAAAAGCCTGGTGGCCGCGCAGCAACGCCAACTGCCGACCGTCCGGCAACAAGCCCAAGATGCGCGGATCGCGCTGGCAGCGCTGCTCGGGCGTCCGGTGCAAGACCTGCCGGCCAGCCACGAGTCCTTCGACCAGTTGCAATGGCCGCCAATATCCGCCGGCGTACCCAGCGAACTGCTGACGCGGCGCCCGGATATTGCCCGTGCCGAGGCCCAATTGGCGGCAGCTCAGGCGAACGTCACGGTGGCACGGGCGGCGATGCTGCCGAAAATCACTCTAGGCGCGAGCATTGGCTCCGGTGCCAACCAGGCGGATGACCTGTTGCGCAGTCCGTTCTACAACCTCACCGGCGGGCTGATCGCACCGATCTTCAACAATGGCCGTCTGAGCGCTGAACGCGACAAAGCCACGGCTCGTCAGCAGGAGCTGCTGGAAACTTATCGCGGCGCCATCATCAACGGTTTCGCCGACGTCGAAAAAGCCCTCAACAGCATCCGTGGACTTGATCAACAACGGCAGTGGCAGAGCGAAGAACTGAACCAGGCGCAAACCGCCTTCAACATCGCCCAGAGCCGTTATCAAGCCGGCGCCGAGGACTTGCTGACCGTACTGGAAACCCAACGCACGCTGTATGCGGCGCAGGATCAGAACGTGCAACTGCGGCTGTCGCGAATGCAGGCGAGCATTGCCTTGTACAAGGCATTGGGCGGCGGGTGGCAGGCACTGTAA
- a CDS encoding cyclic peptide export ABC transporter, with translation MTTKSRGAISEVLGLLKPYRVVVALSILLGMLGGVSVTALLATINKALNGTGVPSASVLLTFAGLCAFALLTSILSDIGTNHVGQHIIAGLRKSLGEKVLLAPIEQIERFRSHRLIPVLTHDVDTVSDFAFSFAPLAIAFTVTLGCLGYLAYLSLPMFALLLIAIVIGTVVQYIARAKGIKGFEAAREAEDELQKHYSAIAAGAKELRIHRPRRQRMFSQRIEGTADYICNTHIRSINTFVVAKTFGSMLFFVVIGLALALQSFWLGTDKAVLSGFVLVLLYMKGPLEYLVTTLPVVSRANIAFKRIAELAEQFSSPEPHLLLRESTPASKTAVQQLQLHNVHYAFPPVQGSAAFELGPVNLDIAQGDIVFIVGENGGGKTTLIKLLLGLYAPQRGEVLLNGQVVDAQARDDYRQLFTTIFADYYLFDELVQGDKQVPADTSRYLERLEIAHKVSINDGVFSTTDLSTGQRKRLALINAWLEERPVLVFDEWAADQDPAFRRIFYTELLPELKQMGKTIIVISHDDRYFDVADQLVRMEGGRVVTHKKPLETA, from the coding sequence ATGACCACAAAATCGCGCGGAGCCATCAGTGAAGTCCTCGGCCTGCTCAAGCCTTACCGGGTCGTCGTGGCGCTGTCGATCCTGCTCGGCATGCTCGGTGGCGTCAGCGTCACTGCCCTGCTGGCGACCATCAACAAAGCCCTGAACGGCACCGGTGTTCCGTCAGCCAGCGTGCTGCTGACATTTGCCGGCCTCTGCGCGTTTGCACTGCTGACTTCGATTCTGTCGGACATCGGCACCAACCACGTCGGCCAGCACATCATCGCCGGCCTGCGTAAATCACTCGGCGAAAAAGTCCTGCTCGCGCCTATCGAGCAGATCGAACGGTTTCGCAGCCATCGCCTGATTCCGGTGCTGACCCATGATGTCGACACCGTCAGTGATTTCGCGTTTTCCTTCGCGCCGCTGGCGATCGCTTTCACCGTCACCCTCGGTTGCCTGGGTTACCTGGCCTACCTGTCCCTGCCGATGTTTGCCCTGCTGTTGATCGCGATCGTGATCGGCACCGTCGTCCAATACATTGCCCGGGCCAAAGGCATCAAAGGTTTCGAAGCGGCGCGCGAGGCCGAAGACGAATTGCAGAAGCACTACAGCGCAATCGCTGCGGGTGCCAAGGAACTGCGTATTCATCGCCCGCGCCGCCAACGCATGTTCAGCCAGCGCATCGAGGGCACGGCGGATTACATCTGCAACACGCACATCCGCTCGATCAACACGTTCGTGGTGGCGAAAACCTTTGGCTCGATGCTGTTTTTCGTGGTGATCGGTCTGGCCCTGGCGCTGCAATCGTTCTGGCTCGGTACCGATAAAGCGGTGCTCAGCGGTTTCGTGCTGGTGCTGCTGTACATGAAAGGCCCACTGGAATATCTGGTCACCACGTTGCCGGTGGTCAGTCGCGCGAACATTGCCTTCAAACGCATCGCCGAGCTGGCCGAACAGTTTTCCTCGCCGGAACCGCACTTGCTCCTGCGCGAGTCGACGCCCGCGAGCAAGACCGCCGTGCAGCAGTTGCAACTGCATAACGTGCATTACGCCTTCCCGCCGGTTCAGGGCAGCGCAGCGTTTGAACTGGGGCCGGTCAATCTGGACATCGCGCAGGGTGACATCGTGTTTATCGTCGGCGAGAACGGCGGCGGTAAAACCACCCTGATCAAATTGTTGCTGGGACTCTATGCGCCACAACGCGGGGAAGTCCTGCTCAATGGCCAGGTGGTCGATGCCCAGGCTCGCGATGACTATCGCCAACTGTTCACCACGATCTTCGCCGACTACTACCTGTTCGATGAACTGGTACAGGGCGACAAACAAGTGCCGGCCGACACCAGCCGCTATCTGGAACGCCTGGAGATTGCGCACAAGGTGAGCATTAACGACGGTGTTTTCAGCACCACCGATCTGTCCACCGGCCAGCGCAAACGCCTGGCGCTGATCAACGCCTGGCTGGAAGAGCGTCCGGTGCTGGTGTTCGACGAATGGGCTGCCGATCAGGACCCGGCCTTCCGGCGCATCTTCTACACCGAGCTGCTGCCGGAGCTGAAACAGATGGGCAAGACCATCATCGTGATCTCCCACGATGACCGCTACTTCGACGTCGCCGATCAGCTGGTGAGGATGGAGGGAGGCCGAGTGGTCACCCACAAAAAGCCCCTCGAGACTGCTTGA
- a CDS encoding dipeptidase gives MTKPRSKKALFIGLPLALAISAGAGFAAWQHWFKDDLGYDAKIVKQADELHERMLSFDSHVSLTQNFGTNGNEADKDGSGQFDLAKTSRGRLSGAALTIFGWPEMWNGPDAPHKPTAGFIDEARNQQEIRYRIISGMVRDYPNQVAIAYTPDDMRRLHGEGKFAIFISMLNAYPLGHDLNLLDLWTARGMRMFGFSYIGNNDWADSSRPLPFLNDSPDALDGLSDLGKQAVKRLNDLGVIIDVSQMSTKALEQVAQLSRTPLIASHSAPRAMVDIPRNLSDKEMQLIKNSGGVVQIVAFSQYLRPLTQKTQDRLNELRKEFGLPPLPNLAMALMPGDPIIAAWSETKFGLYASRLYAILEDEPKASLKDFGDAIEYAVRKIGIDHVGISSDFNEGGGVKGFENVGEIRNVTAELLSRGYSEADIGKLWGGNFLRVWDQVEKAAKPALANAQGTTQP, from the coding sequence ATGACAAAACCACGTTCGAAAAAGGCTCTATTCATCGGCCTGCCCTTAGCCCTGGCGATCAGCGCCGGTGCAGGCTTTGCCGCTTGGCAGCACTGGTTCAAGGACGACCTTGGCTATGACGCCAAGATTGTGAAACAGGCAGATGAACTGCACGAACGCATGCTTTCTTTCGACAGCCATGTCAGCCTGACGCAGAACTTCGGCACCAACGGTAACGAAGCCGACAAGGATGGCTCCGGCCAGTTCGATCTGGCCAAAACCAGTCGCGGTCGCTTGTCTGGAGCGGCGCTGACCATTTTCGGCTGGCCGGAAATGTGGAACGGCCCCGATGCCCCCCACAAGCCGACTGCCGGCTTCATCGACGAAGCCCGCAACCAGCAGGAAATCCGTTACCGGATCATCTCCGGCATGGTTCGCGACTACCCCAATCAAGTCGCGATCGCCTACACGCCGGACGATATGCGCCGCCTGCACGGCGAAGGCAAGTTCGCGATTTTCATCAGCATGCTCAACGCCTATCCGCTGGGCCATGATCTGAATCTGCTGGACCTGTGGACAGCGCGTGGAATGCGCATGTTCGGCTTCAGCTACATCGGCAACAACGACTGGGCGGATTCGTCTCGCCCACTGCCATTCCTCAATGACTCACCGGACGCCCTCGACGGCCTCTCCGATCTGGGCAAGCAGGCGGTCAAGCGCCTCAATGATCTGGGCGTGATCATCGACGTGTCGCAGATGTCGACCAAGGCCCTTGAGCAAGTCGCACAGTTGAGCCGTACGCCGCTGATTGCCTCGCACTCGGCGCCGCGCGCGATGGTCGACATCCCACGCAACCTCAGCGACAAAGAGATGCAGTTGATAAAGAACAGCGGCGGCGTGGTGCAGATCGTCGCGTTCTCGCAGTACCTGCGCCCGCTGACCCAGAAGACCCAGGATCGCCTCAACGAGCTGCGCAAGGAGTTCGGCCTGCCGCCACTGCCGAACCTGGCGATGGCGCTGATGCCGGGCGACCCGATCATTGCGGCCTGGTCCGAAACGAAATTCGGCCTGTACGCCAGCCGCCTCTACGCGATCCTCGAAGACGAACCGAAGGCCAGCCTCAAGGATTTCGGCGACGCCATCGAATACGCCGTGCGCAAGATCGGCATCGACCATGTCGGTATCAGCTCCGACTTCAATGAAGGCGGCGGCGTCAAAGGTTTCGAGAACGTCGGCGAGATCCGCAATGTCACCGCTGAACTGCTGTCGCGCGGTTACTCCGAAGCCGACATCGGCAAACTCTGGGGTGGCAACTTCCTGCGCGTCTGGGATCAGGTCGAAAAAGCCGCGAAACCGGCGCTGGCCAACGCGCAGGGAACGACGCAGCCATGA
- the pvdN gene encoding pyoverdine-tailoring periplasmic protein PvdN, protein MSNRRDFLKQAGLLAAALPLGASLPNIASAAATAAPPAPMPRSKWTQLQQLFDQDPDYLHFSNFLITSHPKPVREAIERHRAALDKNPGLAMDWDLGVIEQREENVRVWAGQYLQAKAKQIALTGSTTEGLTMIYGGVHVRPDQEILTTAHEHYATHTILALRKEREGTQVRKIRLFKDPQTATKAEILTAIDTAIRPETRVLGMCWVHSGSGVKLPIGDIGAIVDKHNRGRSDAERIIYVVDGVHGFGVDNLSFAQMNCDFFIAGTHKWMFGPRGTGIVCSRFEEVKYVTPITPTFSEATAFSTTMTPGGYHSFEYRWALDEAFKLHLQLGKAEVEARIHALNSYLKKRLLEHPQIELVTPLSPQLSAGFTFFRVKGQDSDKVAAYLMQNRVVADAVNRDVGPVIRTAPGLLNDEAQIDRLMALLAKQL, encoded by the coding sequence ATGAGTAATCGTCGTGATTTTCTGAAACAGGCCGGACTGCTCGCCGCTGCGCTGCCACTGGGCGCCAGCCTGCCGAACATCGCCAGCGCTGCCGCTACGGCTGCGCCCCCTGCGCCAATGCCGCGCAGCAAGTGGACGCAGTTGCAGCAACTGTTCGATCAGGATCCGGACTACCTGCACTTTTCCAACTTCCTGATCACCTCGCACCCGAAACCCGTGCGCGAAGCGATCGAACGACATCGCGCCGCCCTCGACAAAAATCCCGGCCTGGCCATGGATTGGGACCTCGGCGTGATCGAGCAGCGCGAGGAAAACGTGCGAGTCTGGGCCGGCCAATACCTGCAAGCCAAGGCCAAACAGATCGCCCTGACCGGCAGCACTACTGAAGGTCTGACGATGATTTACGGCGGTGTGCATGTGCGCCCCGATCAGGAAATCCTCACCACCGCCCACGAACACTATGCCACCCACACAATCCTCGCCTTGCGCAAGGAACGTGAAGGCACGCAGGTGCGCAAGATCCGTCTGTTCAAGGATCCGCAGACCGCGACCAAAGCCGAAATCCTCACCGCCATCGACACGGCCATCCGCCCGGAAACCCGTGTGCTGGGCATGTGCTGGGTGCATTCGGGCAGCGGCGTGAAGCTGCCGATCGGTGACATCGGCGCCATCGTCGACAAACACAACCGTGGCCGCAGCGATGCCGAGCGGATCATTTATGTGGTCGACGGCGTGCACGGTTTCGGCGTCGACAACCTGAGTTTCGCGCAGATGAACTGTGATTTCTTCATCGCCGGCACCCACAAGTGGATGTTTGGCCCGCGCGGCACCGGCATCGTCTGCAGCCGTTTCGAGGAGGTCAAATACGTGACGCCGATCACCCCGACCTTCTCCGAGGCCACAGCGTTTTCCACCACCATGACGCCCGGTGGCTATCACTCCTTCGAGTATCGCTGGGCGCTGGACGAAGCCTTCAAGCTGCACCTGCAACTGGGCAAGGCCGAGGTCGAAGCGCGCATCCACGCGCTCAACAGCTACCTGAAGAAGCGCCTGCTGGAACACCCGCAAATCGAACTCGTCACCCCGCTGAGTCCGCAACTGTCGGCCGGTTTTACCTTCTTTCGAGTCAAGGGCCAGGACAGCGACAAAGTCGCCGCGTACCTGATGCAGAACCGCGTGGTTGCCGACGCCGTGAACCGCGATGTGGGTCCGGTGATTCGTACTGCGCCGGGCCTGCTCAACGACGAAGCGCAAATCGATCGTTTGATGGCGTTACTGGCCAAACAGCTGTAG
- the pvdO gene encoding dihydropyoverdine dehydrogenase, which produces MNSSELRNFSLNALPALGLAALLGCTLPGLAQAAEPLKPGKVFKDCKDCPEMVVLPTGTFTMGTPEDEVGREPDEGPMHPVTFAQPLAISRFQVLKGQWDAYLADTGYQMPDGDKRPGRACKAGIPDYAGSDPKKQYTDKHPAVCMDFPEAEAYVAWLSKKTGKSYRLVSESLREYAARAGSTGPFPFPFDEGKEYSIAKHANTYGAADGYNFTAPAGKFPANAFGVYDMHGNIYEWTADCYNENYVGAPSDGSAWLTGDCKIRRIRGNDWGEAPVFSRSGNRNATYSDTRGDWIGFRVARDL; this is translated from the coding sequence ATGAACAGTAGTGAACTGCGTAATTTTTCCTTGAACGCGTTGCCCGCGCTCGGTCTGGCCGCATTGCTCGGTTGTACCTTGCCGGGGCTGGCGCAAGCGGCCGAACCGCTCAAACCGGGCAAAGTCTTCAAGGACTGCAAGGACTGCCCGGAAATGGTCGTGCTGCCCACCGGCACCTTCACCATGGGCACCCCGGAGGACGAAGTCGGCCGCGAGCCGGACGAAGGTCCGATGCACCCGGTGACCTTTGCCCAACCCTTGGCCATCAGTCGTTTCCAGGTGCTCAAAGGGCAATGGGACGCCTACCTCGCCGACACCGGCTATCAGATGCCCGACGGCGACAAACGCCCGGGCCGCGCGTGCAAGGCCGGTATTCCCGACTACGCGGGCAGCGATCCGAAAAAGCAGTACACCGACAAGCATCCGGCGGTGTGCATGGACTTTCCCGAGGCCGAGGCCTATGTAGCCTGGCTGTCGAAGAAAACCGGTAAATCGTATCGACTGGTCAGCGAATCGCTGCGTGAATACGCCGCCCGTGCCGGTAGCACCGGGCCTTTCCCGTTCCCCTTCGATGAGGGCAAGGAATACAGCATCGCCAAACACGCCAACACCTATGGCGCCGCCGACGGCTACAACTTCACCGCTCCGGCAGGCAAGTTCCCGGCCAATGCCTTCGGCGTCTACGACATGCACGGCAACATCTACGAATGGACCGCCGACTGCTACAACGAAAACTATGTCGGCGCGCCGAGTGATGGCAGCGCCTGGTTGACCGGTGACTGCAAGATTCGCCGCATCCGCGGCAACGACTGGGGTGAAGCACCGGTGTTCTCGCGCTCGGGCAATCGCAATGCCACCTACAGCGACACCCGCGGCGACTGGATTGGTTTTCGCGTCGCGCGCGATCTGTAA
- the pvdP gene encoding pyoverdine maturation tyrosinase PvdP: MKISRRWFMAGLALTGAAVPAAYFGHREWTKPDPTITPGEASFDVADLAGQRLASALRGVWDIRFEGRDAGLEGLPAQGLQVFLDIGQKGRGVCGFLDTPERLRSGETPRYRILGDLAGADAAKLSWRLVGAQGQINYELEMILDEVWADFGNAGKGTLSGKAMRLDRPLALPAEDNGFVAVKRLFPEARERTPLNPTLLAWLISPEHRLFHQLWHATRDKWHTLPEDKREALRGIGWQPGPRDKERDARGPRKDRNGSGVDFFFMHRHMLGTARSMQDLPSWQYFPLPQPELIRDRPGFARYFDNHDGTALPPAWLADGDDEYSKWVSDIKTAETYESNFQVWESQYRDPVYLARLTLGQFGSEVELGLHDWLHMRWASVPRDPSNGQPVPFARDQADFAPRWYGAENDFLGDPFSSHVNPAFWHFHGWIDDRIEDWFRAHERFHPGEVTRKVVNGVQWFAPGRWNEVDDPWLGPVTHGCSTTPGLQAGKTVEMDPETMKLALRITFLNDEKKLAGLFRRVPPRPWYARNLKAKQTQA; this comes from the coding sequence ATGAAGATTTCTCGACGATGGTTCATGGCGGGCCTGGCGCTGACCGGCGCTGCCGTGCCGGCGGCTTATTTTGGGCATCGTGAATGGACGAAGCCGGATCCGACGATCACTCCGGGTGAAGCGTCTTTCGACGTCGCCGATCTCGCCGGGCAACGTTTGGCCAGTGCCTTGCGGGGCGTCTGGGATATTCGCTTCGAAGGCCGTGACGCAGGCCTTGAAGGGCTTCCGGCCCAAGGGCTGCAAGTGTTCCTCGACATCGGCCAGAAAGGTCGTGGCGTCTGTGGTTTTCTTGATACGCCGGAGCGTTTGCGCTCCGGCGAAACACCTCGTTACCGAATTCTTGGCGATCTGGCCGGTGCCGATGCGGCGAAACTGAGTTGGCGGCTGGTGGGTGCACAAGGCCAGATCAACTATGAGCTGGAAATGATCCTCGATGAGGTCTGGGCCGATTTCGGCAACGCCGGCAAAGGCACCCTAAGCGGAAAAGCGATGCGTCTGGATCGCCCCCTGGCCTTGCCAGCAGAGGACAATGGATTTGTCGCAGTCAAGCGACTGTTTCCCGAGGCGCGTGAACGGACACCGTTGAATCCGACGCTGCTGGCCTGGTTGATTTCCCCCGAGCACCGACTGTTCCACCAGTTGTGGCATGCCACGCGGGACAAGTGGCACACCTTGCCTGAAGACAAACGTGAAGCCTTGCGCGGCATCGGCTGGCAGCCCGGACCGCGTGACAAGGAGCGCGATGCCCGTGGGCCGCGCAAGGACCGCAACGGCTCCGGTGTGGATTTCTTCTTCATGCATCGGCACATGCTCGGCACGGCGCGTTCAATGCAGGACCTGCCATCGTGGCAATACTTTCCGCTGCCACAACCGGAATTGATCCGTGATCGCCCGGGCTTCGCCCGTTACTTCGACAACCATGACGGCACGGCGCTGCCGCCCGCATGGCTGGCGGACGGTGATGACGAGTACAGCAAGTGGGTCAGCGACATCAAGACGGCCGAGACCTACGAAAGCAACTTCCAGGTCTGGGAGTCGCAATACCGTGATCCGGTGTACCTGGCCAGACTCACGCTCGGTCAGTTCGGTTCCGAGGTTGAATTGGGGCTGCACGACTGGCTGCACATGCGCTGGGCGTCGGTGCCGCGTGATCCGTCCAATGGCCAGCCAGTGCCGTTTGCCCGCGATCAGGCCGATTTCGCGCCGCGCTGGTATGGCGCGGAAAACGACTTTCTGGGCGATCCCTTTTCGTCTCACGTCAACCCGGCGTTTTGGCATTTTCATGGCTGGATCGACGACCGTATCGAAGACTGGTTTCGCGCGCACGAGCGCTTCCATCCGGGTGAGGTCACGCGCAAGGTGGTCAATGGTGTGCAGTGGTTTGCACCAGGGCGCTGGAACGAAGTCGATGATCCGTGGCTGGGGCCGGTCACCCATGGCTGCAGCACTACGCCGGGGTTGCAGGCGGGCAAGACGGTGGAGATGGACCCGGAGACCATGAAGCTGGCGCTGCGCATCACCTTCCTCAATGACGAGAAGAAACTCGCCGGACTGTTCCGTCGCGTGCCGCCACGGCCGTGGTATGCGCGCAATCTGAAGGCCAAACAGACTCAGGCCTGA
- a CDS encoding MacB family efflux pump subunit: protein MQTPLIELQDIRKSYGGGDAPEVHVLRGIDLSIHAGEFVAIVGASGSGKSTLMNILGCLDRPTNGEYRFAGENVAGLDSDELAWLRREAFGFVFQGYHLIPSGSAQENVEMPAIYAGTPAAERHARAAALLDRLGLAARTGNRPHQLSGGQQQRVSIARALMNGGHIILADEPTGALDSHSGKEVMALLDELASQGHVVILITHDREVAARAKRIIEISDGLIVSDSARNNPDAQTSANPGALQAVDLRKRLSEGAEATGAWKGELVDALHAAWRVMWINRFRTALTLLGIIIGVASVVVMLAVGEGSKRQVMAQMGAFGSNIIYLSGSAPNPRTPPGIITLDDVHALASLPQVQRIMPVNGAEAGVRFGNADHLSYVGGNDTNFPAIFNWPVVQGSYFTEADEQNAAAVAVIGHKVRTKLLKDVANPIGQYILIENVPFQVVGVLAEKGASSGDSDSDNRIAVPYSAASVRLFGTRNPEYVAIAAADARKVKDSEHAIEQLMLNLHNGKKDFELTNNAAMIQAEARTQNTLSLMLGSIAAISLLVGGIGVMNIMLMTVRERTREIGIRMATGARQRDILRQFLTEAVMLSVVGGIAGIALALIIGGVLILSEVAVAFSLMAVLGAFGCALVTGVVFGFMPARKAARLDPVTALTSE from the coding sequence ATGCAAACGCCTCTGATCGAACTGCAGGACATCCGCAAATCCTACGGCGGCGGTGACGCTCCCGAAGTTCACGTGTTGCGCGGGATTGACCTGTCGATTCACGCCGGCGAATTCGTGGCGATTGTCGGCGCGTCCGGCTCCGGCAAATCAACATTGATGAACATTCTTGGCTGCCTCGACCGACCGACAAACGGTGAATACCGTTTTGCCGGGGAAAACGTCGCCGGCCTCGACAGCGATGAACTTGCCTGGCTGCGGCGCGAAGCCTTCGGTTTCGTGTTCCAGGGCTATCACCTGATTCCGTCCGGCTCGGCCCAGGAAAACGTCGAGATGCCGGCCATCTACGCCGGCACCCCCGCCGCCGAACGGCATGCCCGCGCCGCCGCCCTGCTCGACCGCCTCGGTCTGGCCGCGCGCACCGGCAACCGCCCGCATCAACTGTCCGGAGGCCAGCAACAACGCGTGTCGATTGCCCGCGCACTGATGAATGGCGGCCACATCATCCTCGCCGACGAACCGACCGGCGCCCTCGACAGCCACAGCGGCAAGGAAGTCATGGCGCTGCTCGATGAACTGGCGAGCCAGGGCCACGTTGTCATTCTCATCACCCACGACCGCGAAGTGGCGGCGCGTGCCAAGCGCATTATCGAAATCAGCGATGGCTTGATCGTCAGCGATAGCGCCAGAAACAACCCCGATGCCCAGACCAGTGCCAATCCCGGCGCCCTGCAAGCGGTGGATCTGCGCAAGCGCTTGAGCGAAGGCGCCGAAGCTACCGGGGCCTGGAAAGGCGAACTGGTGGACGCCCTGCACGCCGCGTGGCGAGTGATGTGGATCAACCGCTTCCGCACCGCGCTGACCCTGCTCGGCATCATCATCGGCGTAGCCTCGGTGGTGGTGATGCTTGCGGTCGGCGAAGGCAGCAAGCGTCAGGTCATGGCGCAGATGGGCGCGTTCGGTTCGAACATCATTTACCTCAGCGGCTCGGCGCCCAACCCGCGAACGCCACCGGGCATCATCACCCTCGACGATGTGCATGCCCTGGCGAGCCTGCCCCAAGTACAGCGGATCATGCCGGTCAATGGGGCCGAGGCCGGTGTGCGCTTCGGCAATGCCGACCACCTGAGCTACGTCGGCGGCAATGACACCAACTTCCCGGCGATCTTCAACTGGCCAGTGGTTCAGGGCAGTTACTTCACTGAGGCCGATGAACAGAACGCGGCAGCCGTTGCGGTGATTGGCCACAAGGTGCGGACCAAACTCCTCAAAGACGTTGCCAACCCGATTGGCCAGTACATTCTGATCGAGAACGTGCCGTTTCAGGTGGTCGGGGTATTGGCGGAAAAAGGCGCCAGTTCCGGCGATTCCGACAGTGACAACCGCATCGCCGTGCCCTACTCCGCCGCCAGCGTAAGGCTGTTCGGCACGCGCAATCCCGAGTACGTGGCCATCGCTGCCGCCGACGCGCGCAAGGTCAAGGACAGCGAACACGCCATCGAACAACTGATGCTGAACCTGCACAACGGCAAGAAGGATTTTGAACTGACCAACAACGCCGCGATGATCCAGGCCGAAGCGCGCACGCAAAACACCCTGTCGCTGATGCTCGGCTCGATTGCGGCGATCTCGTTGCTGGTCGGTGGGATTGGCGTGATGAACATCATGCTCATGACCGTCCGCGAGCGCACTCGCGAGATCGGCATCCGCATGGCCACCGGCGCCCGCCAGCGCGACATCCTGCGCCAGTTTCTCACTGAAGCGGTGATGCTCTCGGTGGTCGGCGGCATCGCCGGCATCGCCCTGGCGCTGATCATTGGCGGCGTGCTGATTCTCAGTGAAGTCGCGGTGGCGTTCTCATTGATGGCGGTACTCGGCGCATTTGGTTGCGCCTTGGTCACCGGTGTTGTCTTCGGCTTCATGCCGGCCCGCAAAGCTGCCCGACTCGACCCGGTCACGGCCCTTACCAGTGAATGA